One window of the Candidatus Chryseobacterium colombiense genome contains the following:
- a CDS encoding T9SS type A sorting domain-containing protein, with product MNKLLYSLIFTAALTSAQVTSYPWTETFEDSSPTSSQWTCQYIAGTNTSVPSGLFWAIQTTTSVGYYGATGAYQGSKMAVFDTRSHTRDAIARFISPVMNLSSVANPTLDFYYRNMLWGTDQNILNIYYRTSATGSWTQITSFNSNISSWTNSGSVALPNPSSTYQIALEGVAKYGYSLDVDNLKVSAGNLAVSEVNKMPLELKISPNPTSDILNINSKEEITGIKIYDTSGKLVKTESNYSKNQISVHQLKSGIYFITVQYSDGTISTSKFIKK from the coding sequence ATGAACAAATTACTTTACTCCTTAATTTTTACCGCTGCGCTTACCAGTGCACAAGTGACCAGCTATCCCTGGACAGAAACCTTTGAAGATTCTTCTCCGACGTCCTCCCAATGGACCTGTCAGTATATTGCAGGAACCAACACTTCTGTACCGAGTGGTCTTTTTTGGGCAATACAAACCACAACAAGCGTCGGATACTATGGAGCAACAGGAGCATATCAAGGCTCTAAAATGGCCGTATTTGATACCAGATCACACACAAGAGATGCTATAGCAAGATTTATCAGCCCGGTAATGAACCTATCTTCAGTCGCTAATCCCACTTTAGATTTCTACTACAGAAATATGCTTTGGGGAACCGACCAGAACATCTTAAATATTTACTATCGGACTTCAGCTACCGGATCCTGGACGCAAATAACTTCGTTTAACTCCAACATTTCTTCCTGGACGAATTCCGGATCTGTTGCCCTCCCCAACCCTTCATCCACATACCAGATTGCTTTAGAAGGTGTTGCAAAATACGGCTACAGTCTGGATGTTGATAATTTAAAAGTAAGTGCAGGCAACCTGGCAGTTTCTGAAGTAAACAAAATGCCTTTAGAATTAAAAATTTCACCTAATCCCACAAGCGATATCTTAAACATCAACTCCAAAGAAGAAATTACAGGTATAAAAATCTATGACACATCCGGAAAGCTTGTGAAAACAGAGAGTAATTACTCTAAGAACCAGATTTCAGTCCATCAATTAAAATCCGGAATCTACTTCATAACCGTACAGTATTCCGATGGAACCATTAGCACTTCCAAGTTTATAAAAAAATAA
- the rpmA gene encoding 50S ribosomal protein L27: MAHKKGVGSSKNGRESHSKRLGVKIFGGQEAIAGNIIVRQRGTQHHPGANVGIGKDHTLFALVDGKVVFTKKANNRSFVSVEANA; this comes from the coding sequence ATGGCACATAAGAAAGGAGTTGGTAGTTCCAAAAACGGTAGAGAATCTCACTCTAAAAGATTAGGTGTAAAGATTTTCGGAGGTCAGGAAGCTATTGCTGGAAATATTATTGTTAGACAAAGAGGTACTCAACACCACCCAGGTGCAAACGTAGGGATCGGTAAAGACCATACTTTGTTCGCTTTAGTAGACGGTAAAGTAGTTTTCACTAAGAAAGCAAACAACAGATCTTTTGTATCTGTAGAAGCAAACGCATAA
- the rplU gene encoding 50S ribosomal protein L21: MFAIVEIAGLQYKVEQDQKLFVNRLAGDKGGKVSFDKVLLTVNGAITVGAPAVSGITVEAEILDHVKADKVIVFKKKRRKGYKVKNGHRQSLTQIKITGITGFDGAKKETKAKKAPKTEEVSAE; this comes from the coding sequence ATGTTTGCAATTGTAGAAATAGCAGGGCTTCAATACAAAGTTGAGCAAGACCAAAAGTTGTTTGTGAACCGTTTAGCAGGAGACAAAGGAGGTAAAGTATCTTTCGATAAAGTACTTCTTACTGTAAACGGAGCAATCACAGTAGGCGCCCCAGCTGTAAGCGGAATCACTGTAGAAGCAGAGATCCTTGATCATGTAAAAGCTGATAAAGTAATCGTTTTCAAAAAGAAAAGAAGAAAAGGTTACAAAGTGAAAAATGGTCACAGACAGTCATTAACTCAGATCAAAATCACTGGTATTACAGGATTTGACGGAGCTAAGAAAGAAACGAAAGCTAAAAAAGCTCCTAAGACTGAGGAGGTTAGCGCAGAATAA